From the Deinococcota bacterium genome, the window CCTTCTGCGTCGTCCCGTAGCCGGTGATCGTCTTGCGGCTGCCATCGGGGAGGCTCACCGCGATCTCGGCGACCCAGCTCGAGCGCTTTGATTTTCCCGAGCGCTGGAAGACCGAGCCCTCGCCGGCGCTGCGCCTAGCCATCCATCACCCGCTTGACCACCTTGCCCATGATGCGGCTTCCCAGCGGCGCGGTGAAAATCCTGTCCTCGCCGGGGTCAGGGTTCAAGGACTCGAGCAAGAGCTCGCCGCCGACCTCCTTCACGAAGCGCTTGACCACCACACCGTCGCCGTTCATCCACACCCCGCAGAAGTCCCCAGGCTTCACCAGACCGTCGTCGAGCGCCACGACTGCCACCGCGCCTTTGGGCAGATAGGGCGTCATGCTGTCGCTCATGGCCCGTAGGCCTATCTTCTGGACGCCAGGATAGACGCTGTCGGGAATGCCCACCACGTCCAGGATGTCGTCGATGTCCCAGGCCGGGCCCGTGCCCGCCGGGTAGACGTTGACGGACTGCAAAGGCACCTGCGTGTCGCTCTGGAAGGTCGCCAGGTGCGTTTGCCTCGAGACGAGCGCGAGGCCGAACTTCTCGGCGAGGTCGCCTATCTCGAGCGAACCGAAACCGTACTCATCGAGCAGCCGCTGCAAGTCTCGAGGATGAATCTCCTCGACGGGTTTCAGGCCGCGTTCAATCTTGCTGAGCGTCGGCTGGCTGAATCCCCTACCCAACCTAGCAGCGATATTCTCCTGCGAGTAGCGCGAGTCCTTGCTCATCAAGTCCTCCCGCTTTTGCCGCAAGTGCTCTCCAAA encodes:
- a CDS encoding helix-turn-helix domain-containing protein, with protein sequence MAVVDKSMTFGEHLRQKREDLMSKDSRYSQENIAARLGRGFSQPTLSKIERGLKPVEEIHPRDLQRLLDEYGFGSLEIGDLAEKFGLALVSRQTHLATFQSDTQVPLQSVNVYPAGTGPAWDIDDILDVVGIPDSVYPGVQKIGLRAMSDSMTPYLPKGAVAVVALDDGLVKPGDFCGVWMNGDGVVVKRFVKEVGGELLLESLNPDPGEDRIFTAPLGSRIMGKVVKRVMDG